In the Thermostichus vulcanus str. 'Rupite' genome, one interval contains:
- the infA gene encoding translation initiation factor IF-1, translated as MSKEDAIEMEGVVTESLPNAMFRVDLDNGFNVLAHISGKIRRNYIKILPGDRVKVELSPYDLNKGRITYRLKKK; from the coding sequence TTGTCTAAGGAAGATGCCATTGAAATGGAAGGGGTGGTAACAGAATCCCTCCCCAACGCGATGTTCCGGGTGGATCTGGACAACGGTTTCAACGTGCTCGCCCACATCTCCGGGAAAATTCGCCGCAACTATATCAAGATCCTGCCAGGGGATCGGGTGAAAGTGGAGCTCAGTCCCTATGACCTAAACAAAGGCCGCATCACCTATCGCCTTAAGAAAAAGTGA